A stretch of DNA from Prochlorococcus marinus str. SB:
TAATTAAATCCAAACTAGTTTAGAGGTCTAATTTTAATCAATATCAAATAATACAAGTCACGGTAAATTTCGTGCGATTAAATTTAAAATATAAAATCCTTTTATATCAATCTATTTCAAAAGATAATAACCTTAAAGTGTTATTTTTTTACTTTGGCAAATATTTAATAAGTATTATTTTGTGATTAAAAATTTTGATTTTTATTGTTTTATATACAATCTAGCCATTTAATCTTTATATTTAAGAATGCTTTTTTCTGCTTTATTTTATAAATTTTGAACTTGAATAAATCTTTCAAGATATTTAGGGTTATTTAGTAATTGATTTATTGAAAATGCTAGGAACAATCAAAGATCCAACTTTATTTCTACTTTTGAGTAGTGTTGGAATTTTACTATTTGGCTCAATTGGATATGGGATTTATACAACAGTTGGACCATCATCTTATAAGTTAAGAGACACCATTAAAGAGCATGCAAGGATGCATGAATTAGGTATTGCTCATGGTCACAATCATCACAACCATAATGAGGCAGAACATATTCACTGAGTAGATATAAATGTATTTATATTTTTTTGATGCAGAATTAACAACAGAATTCTTCTTCATAGCAATCCTTCCTGGAGCATTATTATCATTCTTTATTTTTCTATTATTTTGGTTGACTAATCAAAATGCCATTTTTACAAAGCAATAAATTTAAACTAAAAAAATCTCAAAAACGTAACTCAATAGTTTGAATAACTAAAGCTTGCAACATTTTTAACGCATTTCTGTGTCAGGTGAATCATTTGATACAACCATATCTCGGCATCTGTTTACATTAAGTAATATTTAGAAACCAGTTCTTTAATTAACAATGGATTCAAATAAAGATATTCTCAACAGAGCTATTGGAAGACCAGCAATGATGGCTTTCATGATCTTAGTGGGGACATATTTAACAACAGGTCAGCTTATCCCAGGAGTTTTTTAAATGGAAAATAAAAATCAATCAAGAAATATTGATCCTCAAAAAATAAGAGCAGAGAATTTAAATGGCAGATTTGCTCTCGTCGGTCTAATTGCTTTAGTGGGAGCATACATAACAACTGGACAAATCGTTCCTGGAGTTATTTAAAATATTCATCTTTAATTTCTTCAAGATATCTTGTTATGGAACACGAGAAATTACGCAGAATCAGGTAAAAAGCTTTTACATCCCGCAAAAAAATGGCAAAACCCACTAACGAACTTAAATCAACTCCCTTCACAGAAGTGATAGAACTAGAAAGGATAGTAACTCCTGATGAAGAAAAAAGAGTTGATCATATTTTTGTAAGAAGAAAGAAAATTTGTACTCGTCATCCTGAGGGCTTCGAGACGGAAGAGATTGCGAGATTTGATATTGCATGGCCTGAAGAACCTAAAGAGGAATTAAAGGAGTTAACCGAAGAAAAAGAAGAGATTAAAATCAGCACTGATTGAATATTTCAAATAAATTACTTTATGTATAATGAGTAATTTTTTTATGGAATATTTAACTAATCTTTGGAATAATCAACCAAATATACTTATTGGAGGAGGTTTAGCAATATTAGTACTGTTAGGAATTTATATAAAATTACTCGATATTTATCAGTGAAAATTAACTCGCAAGGGTGGAGCTTAATTTTTAGTATGGGAGCAATCATGTGGTTATTGCTTATTTAATGGAAGAAGAAAGAAAAAAACTGGAAAAGATGTATCAAGAGCTAAACGAAGAAGATACAAATATAAAGAAATGGAATCAGGCGCTCATTCCAAAAGCAATATTATTATTCCCTCCAATAGCTTTTGCTTTAACTTTTTTAAAAATAAATACTGATAAATCATTAATAGATTTACTTGGATTTGTTGCTATGGGATGTTTATTAGTTTCAGGAGGTATTTTTTTAAATTATCTTTTATCTAAAGGCAAGTAATGGAGAGATTTATTCTTATAAATAATGAAAGAAATAGGATAAAAGTATTTGAACCATTTGAAGATGTATCGAAGCCTAGTCCTAGTATTGATGCAATGATGATTAGTTATGGTTGTGTTTATAAGAGAAGTAGTAAACCAGTTATGAAAGGAAGCAGAGTTGAAACTATCGAAGCAGCTCGGAAGGAATACAAACAACTACTGGATGAGGGTTGGAAGAAAACAAGTATCTTCAGGAGCTATTTCTAGGCACTAAATACATCAAAGTACATCCTGTGAGCTCCCCCTACAGCTCCCCTTTCTCACTTTGAGACATAAACATAAAAAAAGAGAGTTTGGGTAACTCTCTAGTATGACTTGGTTTTTAAGAGTCGGGGCGACAGGATTCGAACCTGCGACCTAGTGCTCCCAAAGCACCCGCGCTACCAAGCTGCGCCACGCCCCGCACATAAGATCTTAACTCATAGTAGTCATCTATAAAAGAACTAATTAAATAATTTTTTTCGAATTTAAAAAAATTTACTAAAGCCTAGACATTTGAGGTTCGATATTATTTTTCAACTTATATTAAATTTATATTAAACTTTTTAATTTATATCTTAAATGAATAAAGAGATCAAAACTCCTTGGGGAGTTATTTTTCCTCAAGTAAGCCTTTTCCCAATTCTTTACTTACTATTTATTTATGGTTTTGTTTATATTCTTCCATATGGTAGGGATTTAATTGGTATAAGTTGGTTTGACTGGCTAAGAAGTGAAGATGGCCCATTAGAATGGATTCAGTTTATTGAATATGCAATATCCTCTATTCTGGCATTATCGATCTATGCAAGAACAAAAAGAAAGAAAAACATAAATTCAATTATTTGGCTTTTGATTGCTTTTTTGTCATTTGTAATAGCAGGCGAAGAAATTAGTTGGGGAGAGCGAATAACTGGGATTGGAATCAACTCTATTTCTTACATAA
This window harbors:
- the psbN gene encoding photosystem II reaction center protein PsbN — protein: MLGTIKDPTLFLLLSSVGILLFGSIGYGIYTTVGPSSYKLRDTIKEHARMHELGIAHGHNHHNHNEAEHIH
- a CDS encoding high light inducible protein, with the translated sequence MDSNKDILNRAIGRPAMMAFMILVGTYLTTGQLIPGVF
- a CDS encoding high light inducible protein, with the protein product MENKNQSRNIDPQKIRAENLNGRFALVGLIALVGAYITTGQIVPGVI
- a CDS encoding DUF1651 domain-containing protein; the encoded protein is MERFILINNERNRIKVFEPFEDVSKPSPSIDAMMISYGCVYKRSSKPVMKGSRVETIEAARKEYKQLLDEGWKKTSIFRSYF